In one Triplophysa dalaica isolate WHDGS20190420 chromosome 9, ASM1584641v1, whole genome shotgun sequence genomic region, the following are encoded:
- the LOC130429144 gene encoding uncharacterized protein LOC130429144: protein MERHVRSKDVGTEAAPSFISSSPIKAASFTPRKRACLELDEEEEETVYDNSMNNPDESVVTEESDLWQQTASNVSKYIVFESCLRELFDTCPICKTKCHVHFRRMGTYVSYTQLCPKCSYYRKWESQPVIGSTPVGNLLVSAAICFNGASYFKFKKICNSMQLRIIHYDSFRRHTRNYLEPAIVHKWNVDQNKLFRKLQEGRKVAVAGEMRAVSTGDTAKFGSYTLMHLDSNTILDMQLVHCNKVGGSYHMEKEGLKRCLDHLDSNGLAVEYIITGRHPKIQKFLRECNIVQFYDVWHFEKGLSKKLDKLSQKKGCEILKKWVPSIKNHVYWSAMSSTSGPEKVAKYTSILNHIQNIHIHENPVFPKCVHADKQTIDPRKWFQSGSMPLYKVEKIMNNKRVLKDVENLSHHYQTSSLEAFHSVLLRFAPKNVVFPFIGMLCRLYLAAMHYNENGDREQAVTTPGQAMYKIVFPKSKKGEATAKPQKTAPSYDYETELMKLVFEEVFADPAPFVEKVKQIPFPAPLSSPFERPLKEEVVHPQMSRFSRGAVRSQQTVHPNA from the exons CTTGAGTTggatgaagaagaggaagaaacaGTTTACGACAATTCCATGAATAACCCAGATGAATCAGTTGTTACAGAGGAGTCAGACTTATG GCAGCAGACCGCAAGCAATGTctcaaaatacattgtttttgaaAGCTGCCTCCGAGAGTTATTTGACACATGCCCAATTTGCAAAACAAAGTGCCATGTGCACTTTCGACGAATGGGCACCTATGTGTCATACACCCAGCTTTGCCCAAAGTGCAGTTATTACAGAAAGTGGGAGAGTCAGCCTGTCATTGGAAGTACCCCTGTTGGAAACCTACTGGTGTCCGCAGCTATTTGCTTTAATGGTGCATCCTACTTTAAATTCAAAAAG aTTTGCAACTCCATGCAGCTTCGGATCATACACTATGATTCATTTAGGAGACATACTAGGAACTACCTAGAGCCTGCTATTGTGCACAAGTGGAATGTGGATCAGAACAAACTTTTCAGGAAGTTGCAAGAAGGGAGAAAAGTTGCAGTTGCTGGAGAAATGAGGGCTGTTTCAACAG GGGACACCGCAAAGTTCGGCAGCTACACCTTGATGCACCTGGACAGCAATACTATTCTTGACATGCAGCTTGTTCAT TGCAACAAGGTAGGTGGTAGCTACCACATGGAGAAGGAGGGCTTGAAGCGTTGTCTAGACCATCTGGACTCTAATGGTTTAGCTGTGGAATACATCATAACGGGTCGTCATCCAAAGATCCAGAAGTTTCTTAGAGAGTGCAACATCGTACAGTTCTACGATGTGTGGCACTTCGAAAAAG GTTTGTCTAAAAAGTTGGACAAACTTTCGCAAAAAAAGGGGTGTGAGATATTGAAGAAGTGGGTGCCCAGCATCAAGAATCACGTATATTGGAGTGCTATGTCGTCTACATCTGGTCCAGAGAAGGTGGCAAAATATACTTCGATCCTCAACCACATCCAAAATATACACATTCATGAGAACCCTGTATTCCCAAAATGTGTACACGCAGACAAACAGACTATAGATCCCAGAAAATGGTTCCAATCAG GGTCAATGCCTCTCTACAAAGTAGAAAAGATCATGAACAATAAGCGAGTCCTGAAGGATGTGGAAAACCTCAGTCACCATTACCAGACTTCTTCACTAGAAGCCTTTCACAGTGTGCTCCTGCGTTTTGCCCCTAAGAATGTTGTTTTTCCTTTCATTGGAATGTTGTGCAG GTTGTACCTTGCAGCAATGCACTACAATGAAAATGGAGACCGTGAACAGGCAGTAACAACGCCAGGACAAGCAATGTACAAAATTGTTTTCCCCAAGTCAAAGAAGGGTGAAGCCACTGCAAAGCCACAAAAAACAGCCCCTTCATATG ACTATGAAACTGAGTTGATGAAGCTCGTCTTTGAGGAGGTGTTTGCAGACCCTGCACCATTTGTGGAGAAGGTGAAACAAATCCCCTTTCCTGCACCCCTGTCCTCTCCGTTTGAAAGACCTTTGAAGGAGGAAGTTGTTCACCCGCAAATGTCACGCTTCAGTCGAGGGGCGGTCAGAAGCCAACAAACTGTCCATCCGAATGCGTAG
- the actn4 gene encoding LOW QUALITY PROTEIN: alpha-actinin-4 (The sequence of the model RefSeq protein was modified relative to this genomic sequence to represent the inferred CDS: inserted 1 base in 1 codon) translates to MVDYHAATNNPVQYSSGAQQTYMEQENDWDRDMLLDPAWERQQRKTFTAWCNSHLRKSGTQIDNIEEDFRDGLKLMLLLEVIAGERLPKPERGKMRVHKINNVNKALDFIASKGVKLVSIGAEEIVDGNAKMTLGMIWTIILRFAIQDISVEETSAKEGLLLWCQRKTAPYKNVNVQNFHISWKDGLAFNALIHRHRPELIDYDKLRKDDPVTNLNNAFEVAERYLDIPKMLDAEDIVNTARPDEKAIMTYVSSFYHAFSGAQKAETAANRICKVLAVNQENEHLMEDYEKLASDLLEWIRRTIPWLENRAPEKTMTEMQQKLEDFRDYRRVHKPPKVQEKCQLEINFNTLQTKLRLSNRPAFMPSEGRMVSDINGSWHKLEGAEKGYEEWLLNEIRRLERLDHLAEKFRQKAAIHESWTDGKEAMLTQKDYETATLSEIKALLKKHEAFESDLAAHQDRVEQIAAIAQELNELDYYDSPSVNARCQNICEQWDALGSLTQSRRESLERTEKQLESIDELYLEYAKRAAPFNNWMEGAMEDLQDMFIVHNIEEIQGLITAHEQFKSTLPEANKEREAIQAIHSEVQKIAQYNGIKLAGNNPYTTITPQSIDSKWDKVQKLVPQRDQALQEELSRQQSNDHLRRQFANQANMIGPWIQNKMEEIGRISIEMNGTLEDQLTHLRQYEQSIIEYKPNIDQLEGDHQLIQEALIFDNKYTTYTMEHLRVGWEQLLTTIARTINEIENQILTRDAKGISQEQLHEYRTSFNHFDKDHSGVLAAEEFKACLISLGYDVENNKQADAEFARIMGIVDPTTXGAVTFQAFIDFMSRETTDTDTADQVIASFKILAGDKNYITAEELRRELPPDQAEYCIARMAPYTGPDGIPGALDYMSFSTALYGESDL, encoded by the exons ACTTTCACGGCTTGGTGCAACTCTCACCTGCGGAAGTCGGGAACGCAAATCGACAACATCGAGGAGGATTTCAGAGATGGACTCAAACTAATGCTGCTCCTAGAGGTCATCGCAG gggagAGATTACCAAAACCTGAAAGAGGCAAGATGAGAGTGCACAAGATCAACAATGTCAACAAAGCGCTGGACTTCATCGCCAGCAAAGGAGTCAAACTGGTGTCGATTGGTGCCGAAG AAATTGTGGATGGAAACGCCAAGATGACTCTGGGAATGATTTGGACCATCATCCTCCGCTTTGCCATCCAGGACATCTCAGTGGAGG AAACCTCGGCTAAAGAAGGGTTGTTGCTCTGGTGTCAGAGAAAGACTGCTCCTTACAAGAATGTCAACGTTCAAAACTTCCATATCAG CTGGAAGGATGGTCTTGCCTTCAATGCTCTGATCCATAGACACAGACCAGAGCTCATTGATTATGACAAACTGAGAAAG GATGACCCAGTGACCAATCTGAACAATGCTTTTGAAGTGGCAGAGCGATACCTTGATATCCCAAAAATGTTGGATGCAGAGG ACATAGTGAACACTGCACGTCCAGATGAGAAAGCCATAATGACCTATGTGTCCAGTTTCTACCATGCATTTTCTGGAGCCCAGAAG GCTGAGACGGCAGCCAATCGTATCTGCAAGGTGttggctgtcaatcaagagaacGAGCACCTGATGGAAGACTACGAAAAGCTGGCTAGTGAT TTGTTGGAGTGGATACGCAGGACAATTCCATGGTTGGAAAACCGTGCTCCAGAAAAGACCATGACAGAAATGCAGCAGAAACTGGAAGATTTCCGTGACTATCGGCGCGTTCACAAACCACCCAAAGTCCAGGAGAAGTGTCAGCTAGAGATCAACTTCAACACATTGCAGACCAAACTTCGTCTGAGCAACCGACCGGCCTTTATGCCATCTGAAGGACGCATGGTGTCT GACATTAACGGGTCATGGCATAAACTGGAAGGCGCAGAGAAAGGCTATGAAGAGTGGCTACTGAATGAAATCCGTCGTTTGGAGAGGCTTGACCATCTCGCAGAAAAATTCCGCCAGAAAGCAGCTATCCACGAGAGCTGGACAGATG GTAAAGAGGCCATGCTAACACAGAAGGATTATGAGACTGCGACTCTATCTGAGATCAAAGCTCTTCTTAAGAAGCACGAGGCGTTCGAGAGCGACCTCGCCGCTCACCAGGACCGAGTGGAGCAGATTGCTGCCATCGCACAGGAGCTCAA TGAGCTGGACTATTATGACTCTCCAAGTGTTAATGCACGCTGTCAGAACATCTGTGAGCAGTGGGATGCTCTGGGTTCTCTTACACAGAGCCGTAGAGAGTCTCTTGAG AGGACAGAGAAACAGCTGGAGTCCATTGACGAACTCTATCTGGAGTACGCCAAGAGAGCAGCACCATTCAACAACTGGATGGAAGGGGCCATGGAGGATCTTCAAGACATGTTCATTGTACACAACATAGAGGAGATCCAG ggACTGATAACAGCTCACGAGCAGTTCAAGTCCACTCTTCCAGAGGCGAATAAAGAGCGGGAAGCTATCCAAGCCATCCACTCTGAAGTTCAGAAAATCGCTCAGTACAATGGCATCAAACTGGCTGGAAACAATCCCTACACCACCATCACCCCTCAGAGCATTGACAGCAAGTGGGACAAG GTGCAAAAACTGGTACCACAGCGTGATCAGGCTCTTCAGGAAGAACTCTCTCGCCAGCAGTCTAATGACCATCTCAGACGGCAGTTTGCCAACCAGGCCAATATGATCGGACCATGGATACAAAACAAGATGGAG GAGATCGGCCGAATATCAATCGAGATGAATGGAACGTTGGAGGATCAACTAACCCATCTGCGTCAGTATGAGCAAAGTATCATTGAATACAAACCCAACATTGATCAACTGGAGGGAGACCATCAGCTCATTCAGGAAGCACTTATATTTGACAACAAATACACCACATATACAATGGAG CATCTGCGTGTTGGTTGGGAGCAACTCCTCACTACGATCGCTCGCACTATCAACGAGATCGAGAACCAGATTCTCACTCGTGACGCTAAAGGCATCAGTCAGGAGCAGCTTCACGAGTACCGCACATCCTTCAATCACTTCGACAAG GACCACAGTGGCGTCTTAGCAGCTGAGGAGTTCAAGGCTTGTTTGATCAGTCTTGGTTACGACGTAGAAAACAACAAGCag GCTGATGCTGAATTTGCTCGTATTATGGGCATCGTTGACCCAACAA GCGGCGCAGTGACCTTCCAAGCGTTTATAGACTTCATGTCGAGGGAAACGACTGATACAGACACCGCAGACCAGGTCATCGCCTCATTTAAGATCCTAGCTGGAGACAAG AACTACATCACAGCAGAAGAGTTGAGGCGCGAGCTTCCTCCCGACCAGGCGGAATACTGCATTGCCCGAATGGCACCATATACAGGCCCAGACGGCATCCCGGGTGCACTTGACTACATGTCCTTCTCCACCGCCCTGTACGGAGAGAGCGACCTCTAA